The Flavobacteriales bacterium genome contains the following window.
AGCGTTCATCGAAACGCAGGCGGTGCTTCCATTCCAACCGTGGGAACGGGTGCTTGTAGGTGATCTGTTGGAAGGCGCGGTTCTCCACCCGGTAGTCGTCGCGGAAAGGGTTCTGTCGTTCATGCACGTACGACGCTGTCACACTCCATCGCGTGGTCAGCTTGTAGCTGAGGCCCAGCTCCCCATAGAGGTAGAAGGAACCGGTCGGGATGGCCCCGTTGGCATCATCCCCTAGCGTGATCGCGTCGAAGAGATAGACGTTGTAGCTGAACTTGTTCGACAGGTCACCGCTGTGGTCGATCGTTGGGAACAGACCGAAAGAGTTGATGTTCTGTGCGATGGCGGCACATGGCAGCAGCGAGAAGACCAATGACAGCAGGCGCATGGTCAACGGGCTTTGCGTAGGGCTTCGGCGTAGTACGCTGGCATGTCCACGTCCATCACCCCCGTGGCGGCCTTTTCCACATCGTAAGGCACACGGATGAAGGAAACACCCAGCGCATCGGGGTCAAGGACCGACAAGTGCGAAGGGATATCCAGTTCCACATAGCACGCGCGTGGATCGCTGTCCTT
Protein-coding sequences here:
- a CDS encoding DUF2490 domain-containing protein, translated to MRLLSLVFSLLPCAAIAQNINSFGLFPTIDHSGDLSNKFSYNVYLFDAITLGDDANGAIPTGSFYLYGELGLSYKLTTRWSVTASYVHERQNPFRDDYRVENRAFQQITYKHPFPRLEWKHRLRFDERFIQDRTTGSASFSGRLRYLMGVKWPSDARAYFMGYVEPFFNTSQDFTYEENWSAAQLGYKLNDRHGIEAGLLLVNWKMSNGWFNQWYMQLTWVNHLDFRSNAPEQGTNE